From Solea senegalensis isolate Sse05_10M linkage group LG16, IFAPA_SoseM_1, whole genome shotgun sequence:
AATTGCAACATAATAACCTGTGATACTGCGCTGTTTATTTTGCAGGTTCATTGTTTTTGTAACGTACCAGATGTACTATGACTACCCGCCACCGACGTACCTGGAGTACCCGATCCTCATCGCCCAAGGTGAGTCACCGTGTCGCGTGCTTCACCAGCACTTTCCAGAACCTTGATGACATTTGACAAATGAGTTTGATACTTAAGATTTGAAACTAGGAAGACTTCTGTTCAGTCAACAAATGATCTTTGGTTAAGTTggtaaacaaattaaaataacttGTCGTATGTGTAAGGGCTGCGACAACTAATCAATTTATCGATTATGAATTGAATTaatcttcaactattttgatgatcgatgatttttcagcttcttaaatgtgaatattatctggtttcttcaaaaaaacaccacactaTGCATGtacactgtgttttgttgtgatgcTGATATTTTGTCATACTTCCTTCCCTTTGCAGACTCTGACCATTGTTAGCGAGACGCTGAGCGTCAAACTGACAACATGCTCACAGTCAATGCTATAATATCGCCACAGTCACATGTAGAACCTCAAACACTTTGAATTGTATTGATCTGTATTTATTCACACCTATAACGACCTGATCAGACATTTATGATGCCTTCAAAAGCAGATGTTAGTGGAGTGGGTGCATGTGTTGTAACctgctctgtgtcctcagaTGTCTTCCTGCTGCTCCTCATTCTTCACTACAACGGCAGCCTGAAGCAGAGCCTCATCTACATCCTGGTGTATCCTTCCACTGCACTGTTTTCACCTCCTAATGTGCGCTCGCTGCGCCGCCGGCCTTCAGCGAGACGCGGCGCGCACATCACGCCTTGTTGCCTTGACATAATGCGTTCAGGTTTGTCGCAGGTTGGCGGCTCCTCACTGTGGAGAAGTGGATCATAGATTTGGCCAtggtaataaataatagtataaataaatcagtgtcaCATCAGGTCTGAAGTCAGCATGTCAGAgagtgagcagaggagagacaggtCGTCAGTCAGGAGTAATGAGGTGGACATCAGAAGCGGAAAGTTACCCACAACAGTGTTCCCATTTCAGCTTCTCCACTTATAACAGTTTATGAACTGACTAAAGGGCAAGTGTGTAGGACTGAGGAGGATCCACCATCGATAATAATCAAATGTTCTCAGTCCTGGAACGCCTTCAATCACTTCCTGTCCATGATAATCATGCCACACTTCCATCCActcccactttatcctccacagtttagagcaggggtgtcaaactcatttttgttcgggggccacatacagcacaatttgatctcaagggggccggaccagtaaaaatagtaaaataatagaataataacctatgaacaacaagaacccctttgttttttctcctttgttttacatttactgaaggataattttacaaaacatgaaatttcttgagaaatataagtgtaatttcaacaatatcatgcctaaatttattatttacacagcacactggatctttaaaggcacaaacatttagtcacgggtatctggagcatttgacatggACCCTCTGGACccaggccgtatgtttgacacccctggtttagagtGTTCAGTTAATCTCTGCCTGGTTTTACTACTCCatcattcaaatacatttttagttaTTCAAGACTTCAttatcaaactgaaaaaaatggtACCTGTAGTACCTTCATGGCCCACCAGGAGGGGATAATAAAAGTGATAAAGAGAAAATGTAGTCCGATGACTACCTCATGTGTTTCCCTCAGAATAACGGTTTGGATTAAAGGAACAAacacaatactgtatattataatgtatattgCGGCAGCCCATGGAGAAGCGGAAAGGAATGGTGCTTGTcaccagagggttgctggttcaaatctaGTGCGCTCCTATTTGCATAAAACTGTGGTTCCTCTGCAGTCGAGTTTGCACTAGCTGTTGAGAGAGACTGTAAGCATAGGTTCTTCTCCACTCTCAgacagggagggggagagaaccCCGAGGGCGTTTATGACCTTCGACCTCACGGAAACCTCCTTCCCACTCTCTTCTCAGAGCCTGTGCACACTCATCAGTGCAGCCAGTAAATTTGCCCAGCTGCAGTGTCTGTGGCGCTCTAAGGACGCCGGGCAGATCAGCGCCCTCACCTGGGGAATGGCCACCTACACGTGTATGGGTGAGTGCACTGCAGCCGAAGACCTCGGCAGTTTGTTCACAATCTTCAGATTACCAAGATTAAAGCtattttgagggaaaaaaagcatttttcctGCTTCATGCTGCaaagtcatcattttttttcccgcGGCTGTGACACGTAACTTATCTTGTTCCTTTGGAGAGCTCAGGATTAATTCTAATGGAACAGGAGAAGTCGTCATTCGAGTGTAAATATCCTTTAAGCCCACATTAACAGATTGCTATGGAGCAGCAGAAACAAGCTctaaaccaaaatgatgaagCTTTTAGCCAACGCAGAAGCATTAAGAGGCACTATTTGAATATCTGATGTTTAATATTCACTCTCAGCATTTATGCTCCTATATGTAGCTCTGGTTTGTTACTGAAGGAAGCATCAGGCTGTAAAGCACCAGTAAATGCATAAACATTCACATCACGAAATGAAAAACTAATCCTGAAAACTAATTCAATTTAACCTTTAGATTCTCTGACTtatagtttttaaatgtattacaggGCATGTTATTGATTCTAGTCTTAAAGGCGTACTGCCAGTCGTCAGGaagattttagcctcttaacaCAATCTTTTTCTTCGTCATTTTGAAAAGGTTTCCTGTAAACACGGCTAtaatga
This genomic window contains:
- the slc66a3 gene encoding solute carrier family 66 member 3, with amino-acid sequence MQQDTLLHAANVSTLFVCMVLKFPQMFVLMRAKTSRGVSLNSLLLELTGFIVFVTYQMYYDYPPPTYLEYPILIAQDVFLLLLILHYNGSLKQSLIYILVFVAGWRLLTVEKWIIDLAMSLCTLISAASKFAQLQCLWRSKDAGQISALTWGMATYTCMARIYTTTVSTGDAQVLVRFITMTFLNLWVTLTVLYYQKHSRSSKKEE